From Aerosakkonema funiforme FACHB-1375, one genomic window encodes:
- a CDS encoding trifunctional serine/threonine-protein kinase/ATP-binding protein/sensor histidine kinase, whose amino-acid sequence MLTLNDYQILPLPIHEGVKTLIYRAYRERDNTSAIVKTLKAEYPTLEEITRLRHEYKILESLHIEGIIKVYSLENYKNGLALLLEDFGDKSLKDLMTSQKIPLLSFLSIAIQLASILADLHKDKIIHKDIKPQNILIDSQTWSVKIIDFSIATRLYRETATIENPNLLEGTIAYISPEQTARMNRSIDYRTDFYSLGVTFYEILTGKLPFQSNDPMQLVHCHIAKKPVPPHQVNQAIPEAVSEIVMKLLSKAAEERYQTALGLKADLENCLNQLLTNGKIENFIPGQLDKSAQFIIPQKLYGRETEVDQLLKTFLRVAAGTTEMILVSGYSGIGKTSVVNEVHKPIVGVRGYFIWGKFDQLKRNIPYAALIQAFQELMRQILTENTEKIKNWKDELLDAIEQNGQVIIDVIPEVEKIIGRQPAVPQMGPTESQNRFNRVFQKFIQVFTKPEHPLVIFLDDLQWADSASLKLIQSIMTDSDIKYLLTIGAYRDNEVNPTHPTIQTIEKIQQAGTSVSNIVLQPLNLSHVSELLVDTLDRGKTLPNRLYPLAELLFNKTQGNPFFLTQLLQTLYAEKLLHFDFSEGRWLWDIEQIQSIGITDYNVVELVARNIQKLSDNAINILKLAACIGNQFNLDVLAIVNEKSVIETANDLWEALQAGLILPLSNTYKIPLAIRQESSVISHLEMTNDREQISISYKFLHDRVQQAAYSLILDDRQKATHLKIGQLLLHKTSKYALEENIFDIVNQLNIGVELLVKQAEKYELAKLNLIAGKKAKSATAIEAAVKYLNVGLELLPESSWDTDYNLTLDLYVEAVEAEYLNTNYERGAALSEVVLHKAKTLLEKVPVYETKILFYISQNHLQEAIDTALQVLQMLGVRLPNRPGNLNVIVALIQTKLILGRKRIENLSKLPEMTDASKLAAMRILKSVAAPAFIANPAIGLLVILTMVNLSIKYGNSSVAAFAYVFYGMILCGALGDIDSGYKFGQLALSVLDRFDAYALKAKVISMINGYIIPWKTHAKETIEPLTEAIHSGLETGDIEYAGYSATTYCLAVLFTGEHLENVAQKYKQYIELMSRIKQEFLINYKKIWKQFALNLQGLSENDCILVGQSFNELEMLPGLIEAKNGTSLFAVYLAKLILFYLFKDVDRALENADLAAKYLESAGGMMLPAEHNFYYSLALLARYRDASTSEQKQYLKKVRSQQNKMKKWAVSAPYNFEHKYLLVEAEKARVLGKEAKATDCYERAIALAKKHGYIQEEALANELAAEFNFLLGKEKIAHTYLTEAYYGYIRWGAKSKVKHLSERYPEFFARLLARETPSIEVTGTATVTTGGSSAELDLVSVMKASQAISSEIVLDHLLDKLMQIAIENAGARKGFLFLRSQVESSHEETSPPETVSPQKKRGNKLVLVAEGCVEKDKVRVLPSVPIESRPDLPVAVINYVERTGETVVLNNATVEVRFASDTYIIRTQPKSILCMPILQQGKLRGILYLENNLAVGAFTQQRLEILKLLAAQASISLENASFYEDLQTYSSQLEKQNRALQASEMREREKALQLEQSLHKLQQTQAQLVQTEKISSLGQLVAGVAHEVNNPVSFIAGNLHHATEYTSDLIEHLLLYQKCYPNPGVEIQNHAQDIEMEFLLNDLPSLLRSMKVGTDRIREIMQSLRNFSRVDEAEKKLVDLHSGLDSTLMILHHRLKAKADRPPIEVVKKYSNLPSVECYPGQLNQVFMNILANAIDALEEAQGQPLPLPVRQGGEREKGEGQENSPLPLSPAFPSFPIENPQIWIATEVFDGNKVAVRIKDNGPGIRKEVLSRLFDPFFTTKPVGKGTGLGLSISYQIVVEKHGGQLKCVSSPGEGCEFIIEIPVRQQSKQQITPKNSEKKSEMA is encoded by the coding sequence ATGCTTACCCTAAACGATTATCAAATCCTACCTTTACCCATTCATGAAGGCGTAAAAACCTTAATTTATCGGGCTTATAGAGAGCGGGATAATACAAGTGCGATCGTCAAAACCCTGAAAGCAGAATATCCAACTTTAGAAGAAATTACCCGCTTGCGTCATGAATACAAAATTCTGGAATCTCTGCATATAGAAGGAATTATTAAAGTATATAGTTTGGAGAATTATAAAAACGGGTTGGCATTGCTATTAGAGGATTTTGGGGATAAATCGCTCAAAGATTTAATGACATCTCAAAAAATCCCATTACTTTCGTTTCTTTCTATCGCCATTCAACTGGCATCAATCTTGGCAGACCTACATAAAGACAAGATAATTCATAAAGATATCAAACCGCAAAATATTCTGATAGACAGTCAAACATGGTCTGTCAAAATTATTGATTTTAGCATAGCCACGCGCCTTTATAGAGAAACGGCGACGATCGAAAATCCCAATTTACTAGAAGGAACGATCGCTTATATCTCACCAGAACAAACAGCGCGAATGAATCGGTCAATTGACTATCGTACCGATTTCTATTCATTGGGCGTTACCTTCTATGAAATATTAACGGGTAAGCTACCATTTCAATCGAACGATCCGATGCAATTGGTGCATTGTCATATTGCGAAAAAACCAGTACCGCCTCATCAAGTAAACCAAGCAATTCCAGAAGCAGTTTCAGAAATAGTGATGAAATTATTATCCAAAGCTGCGGAAGAAAGATATCAAACTGCTCTGGGATTAAAAGCAGACCTAGAAAATTGTTTGAATCAGCTATTGACAAACGGCAAAATTGAAAACTTTATTCCCGGTCAACTGGACAAATCCGCACAATTTATTATTCCGCAAAAACTTTACGGAAGGGAAACCGAGGTTGACCAACTTCTGAAAACATTTCTTCGCGTTGCTGCTGGTACAACAGAAATGATTCTGGTCAGCGGTTATTCAGGAATTGGCAAAACTTCCGTCGTCAATGAAGTTCACAAACCGATTGTGGGAGTGCGAGGTTATTTTATTTGGGGCAAATTCGACCAATTAAAGCGCAACATTCCTTACGCCGCTCTTATTCAAGCATTTCAAGAATTAATGCGGCAGATTTTAACAGAAAATACTGAAAAAATCAAAAATTGGAAAGACGAACTTTTAGATGCGATCGAGCAAAATGGGCAAGTAATTATTGATGTAATTCCCGAAGTTGAAAAAATTATTGGGAGACAGCCTGCCGTACCGCAAATGGGCCCAACTGAATCCCAAAATCGCTTCAATCGGGTGTTTCAAAAATTTATTCAGGTATTTACAAAACCAGAACACCCGCTAGTCATATTCTTAGATGATTTACAGTGGGCAGATTCGGCTTCTCTGAAGTTGATTCAGAGCATCATGACCGACTCGGATATCAAATATCTATTGACGATCGGCGCGTATAGAGACAACGAAGTAAATCCAACTCATCCTACCATTCAAACTATAGAGAAAATTCAACAAGCTGGGACATCGGTCAGTAATATCGTCCTACAACCTCTAAATTTATCTCACGTCAGCGAACTATTAGTCGATACCCTCGATCGAGGAAAAACTTTACCCAATCGCCTGTACCCACTAGCAGAACTACTTTTCAACAAAACTCAGGGTAATCCCTTCTTCTTAACGCAGCTGCTGCAAACTCTTTATGCCGAAAAACTATTGCATTTCGACTTCAGCGAAGGGCGATGGCTTTGGGACATAGAACAAATTCAAAGTATTGGAATTACCGATTACAATGTCGTCGAACTCGTTGCTAGAAATATTCAAAAATTATCTGATAACGCAATTAATATTTTAAAATTAGCTGCCTGCATTGGCAATCAATTTAATTTAGATGTGCTTGCCATTGTCAATGAGAAATCTGTTATAGAAACTGCCAACGATTTGTGGGAAGCACTGCAAGCAGGTCTAATTCTGCCTCTAAGCAATACCTACAAAATTCCTCTGGCGATTCGTCAAGAGTCATCAGTGATAAGTCATTTGGAAATGACTAATGATCGAGAACAAATCTCAATTAGCTACAAGTTTCTCCATGACAGAGTTCAGCAAGCAGCTTATTCGCTGATTCTGGACGATCGCCAGAAAGCAACTCACCTGAAAATTGGTCAACTGTTGTTGCACAAAACATCTAAATACGCGCTAGAAGAAAATATCTTTGATATTGTCAACCAGCTAAATATCGGTGTTGAACTGCTGGTCAAACAAGCAGAAAAATATGAACTGGCAAAACTTAATTTAATCGCTGGCAAAAAAGCAAAGTCAGCCACTGCAATAGAAGCCGCTGTTAAGTATTTAAATGTAGGTTTGGAACTTCTGCCAGAGTCGAGTTGGGATACCGATTATAACCTTACGCTTGATTTGTATGTAGAAGCGGTGGAAGCTGAATATCTCAATACCAACTACGAAAGAGGAGCGGCACTTTCTGAAGTAGTTCTCCACAAAGCTAAAACTCTGCTAGAAAAAGTTCCAGTATATGAAACAAAAATCCTGTTTTATATATCTCAAAATCATTTGCAAGAAGCCATAGATACAGCATTGCAAGTTCTGCAAATGCTTGGTGTGCGGTTGCCGAATCGACCGGGAAATCTCAATGTTATTGTTGCTCTAATTCAGACCAAATTAATTTTGGGAAGAAAACGCATAGAAAATTTAAGTAAACTTCCAGAAATGACAGATGCTTCTAAGCTGGCAGCCATGCGAATTTTGAAGAGCGTCGCTGCGCCTGCGTTTATTGCAAATCCGGCAATAGGATTACTGGTTATTTTAACGATGGTAAACCTTTCTATTAAATACGGTAATTCGTCTGTTGCCGCGTTTGCCTATGTTTTTTATGGCATGATTTTGTGTGGTGCGTTAGGAGATATCGATTCTGGATATAAATTCGGTCAACTGGCTTTAAGCGTGTTGGATCGGTTTGATGCCTATGCTCTGAAAGCCAAAGTTATCAGTATGATTAACGGTTATATTATCCCGTGGAAAACCCATGCAAAAGAAACTATAGAACCTTTGACAGAAGCAATTCATAGCGGACTGGAAACTGGAGATATAGAATATGCCGGTTATAGTGCAACAACATATTGCCTAGCAGTATTATTTACGGGCGAACATTTGGAAAATGTCGCTCAAAAATATAAGCAATATATTGAATTAATGTCGAGGATAAAGCAGGAATTTTTGATAAACTATAAAAAGATTTGGAAGCAATTCGCATTAAATCTGCAAGGCTTGTCAGAGAATGATTGCATTTTAGTAGGGCAGAGTTTTAATGAATTAGAAATGTTGCCCGGTTTAATAGAAGCTAAAAATGGCACTTCCCTATTTGCAGTATATCTGGCTAAATTAATACTGTTTTATTTATTTAAAGATGTCGATCGCGCTTTAGAAAACGCCGATTTAGCCGCGAAATACTTAGAATCCGCTGGCGGGATGATGCTGCCTGCGGAACACAATTTTTACTATTCTCTAGCTCTTCTAGCTCGGTATCGGGATGCTTCTACAAGCGAGCAAAAGCAATATCTAAAAAAGGTGCGATCGCAGCAAAATAAAATGAAAAAATGGGCGGTTAGCGCACCCTATAACTTCGAGCATAAGTATCTGCTAGTGGAAGCTGAGAAAGCGCGAGTTTTGGGTAAAGAAGCGAAAGCGACTGATTGTTACGAACGAGCGATCGCACTTGCCAAAAAACACGGCTACATCCAAGAAGAAGCACTCGCAAACGAACTAGCCGCAGAGTTTAACTTTTTGCTTGGCAAAGAGAAGATCGCTCACACTTATTTGACGGAAGCATATTATGGCTATATTCGTTGGGGAGCGAAGAGCAAAGTCAAACATTTATCAGAAAGATATCCGGAATTTTTCGCTCGCCTACTTGCCAGGGAAACACCTAGTATAGAAGTTACGGGGACAGCAACCGTTACCACAGGAGGAAGTTCGGCGGAACTGGATTTGGTTTCGGTGATGAAAGCATCGCAAGCTATTTCCTCGGAAATTGTTCTCGACCATTTGCTGGATAAGTTGATGCAGATTGCGATCGAAAATGCCGGTGCGAGAAAAGGTTTCTTATTCTTACGTTCTCAAGTCGAATCCAGTCACGAGGAAACCTCGCCTCCTGAAACCGTCTCCCCTCAGAAAAAAAGGGGAAATAAGTTAGTGCTAGTAGCGGAAGGTTGTGTAGAAAAAGATAAAGTGCGAGTGCTACCATCTGTACCCATCGAATCTCGTCCGGATCTGCCTGTAGCAGTAATCAACTATGTGGAAAGAACTGGAGAAACGGTGGTATTAAACAATGCGACTGTTGAGGTAAGATTTGCGAGCGACACTTATATTATCAGAACTCAACCGAAGTCGATTTTATGTATGCCGATTCTCCAGCAAGGTAAACTGCGCGGGATTCTTTATTTGGAAAATAACCTGGCGGTGGGAGCTTTTACCCAACAGCGTTTGGAAATATTAAAGCTATTAGCCGCTCAAGCCTCTATTTCTCTGGAAAACGCCAGTTTTTATGAGGATCTGCAAACTTATTCCTCGCAACTGGAAAAGCAGAATAGGGCTTTGCAAGCATCGGAAATGCGGGAAAGGGAAAAAGCTCTGCAACTCGAGCAATCTTTGCATAAGTTGCAACAGACACAGGCACAACTCGTTCAGACTGAGAAGATATCTAGTTTGGGGCAATTGGTGGCGGGTGTTGCTCATGAAGTGAATAATCCCGTCAGCTTTATTGCTGGCAATCTCCATCACGCTACTGAGTACACTTCGGATTTGATCGAGCATTTATTGCTATATCAAAAGTGTTACCCAAATCCAGGAGTGGAAATTCAAAACCACGCACAAGATATTGAGATGGAATTCCTGCTGAACGATTTACCTTCTTTGCTTCGTTCTATGAAAGTGGGAACCGATCGCATTCGCGAGATTATGCAGTCGTTACGCAATTTTTCGCGAGTTGACGAAGCGGAGAAAAAGCTAGTCGATCTTCACTCTGGGCTTGATAGTACGCTGATGATTCTACATCATCGCCTGAAAGCAAAAGCCGATCGTCCGCCGATAGAAGTGGTTAAAAAGTACAGCAATTTGCCTTCTGTTGAGTGTTATCCAGGGCAGCTAAATCAGGTATTTATGAATATTTTGGCTAATGCGATCGATGCCTTGGAAGAAGCACAGGGGCAACCTCTACCTCTCCCCGTCCGACAGGGAGGGGAGAGAGAAAAGGGAGAGGGACAAGAGAATTCCCCTCTCCCTCTCTCTCCTGCCTTTCCTTCTTTCCCAATCGAAAATCCACAAATTTGGATTGCTACCGAAGTGTTCGATGGCAATAAAGTGGCTGTCAGAATCAAAGACAATGGCCCTGGAATCCGAAAAGAAGTACTGTCTCGGTTGTTTGACCCATTCTTTACTACCAAACCTGTAGGTAAAGGAACTGGCTTGGGGTTATCGATTAGCTACCAAATTGTGGTAGAGAAACACGGCGGTCAGCTGAAGTGCGTTTCGTCACCAGGAGAGGGATGTGAGTTTATCATTGAAATTCCAGTACGGCAGCAATCAAAACAGCAAATCACCCCTAAAAATAGCGAAAAAAAGAGCGAAATGGCTTGA
- a CDS encoding HetZ-related protein yields the protein MKTAYRNFPTATLEALPKTTVMDIHPSEQESEMDSVALANEISQELQAQIQSDRGVKISSAAVKAVANRLANEVERICRQSSRIQKSGQIRSWQLTLARHRLQKCLSYYNLGSKQGRVELHSTLGAIVYRYITPMRQPLSFQARYHLVEDFLQGFFMESLKAFRRETELPEDYTPRNSLEVAEYLAFTEQYARRRINLGGGASQQLIILRAQTFSRRQPAETAVDMESAAESPKGEEAETVRRDPAMQQVRASMVAETTDPAEAVLRDRLISELIEYLESQGQSDCVDYLTLKLQDLSAQEIDEVLGLSSRQRDYLQQRFKYHVEKFARLHQWQLVHQWLGADLDQKLGMNTRQWEAFWQKLTPQQQQLLELKRQGVSDREIASALKWTAKQVEKRWSQLLELAWQARNSSTSTQK from the coding sequence ATGAAAACCGCATATAGAAATTTCCCTACCGCAACTCTAGAAGCTCTACCAAAAACTACTGTTATGGACATCCACCCTTCAGAGCAAGAGTCCGAAATGGACAGCGTTGCCCTCGCCAACGAAATTTCTCAAGAATTGCAAGCTCAAATTCAGTCAGACAGGGGGGTAAAAATATCCAGCGCTGCTGTCAAAGCAGTGGCAAATCGATTAGCTAACGAGGTGGAAAGAATTTGTCGCCAAAGTTCGCGCATCCAAAAATCCGGTCAAATTCGCTCTTGGCAACTAACTTTGGCGCGACACCGGTTGCAAAAGTGTCTGTCCTACTACAATCTCGGTTCCAAACAAGGGCGCGTCGAACTGCACAGCACTTTGGGTGCGATCGTCTACCGCTACATTACACCGATGCGTCAGCCGTTAAGCTTCCAAGCTCGCTATCACTTAGTCGAAGACTTTTTACAAGGCTTTTTCATGGAGTCGCTCAAAGCTTTCCGCAGAGAAACGGAGCTTCCAGAGGATTACACGCCGCGCAACTCGCTGGAAGTAGCGGAATATCTCGCATTCACGGAACAATATGCCAGACGGCGAATCAATTTGGGCGGCGGTGCCAGTCAACAATTAATTATACTCCGCGCCCAAACTTTCTCTCGCCGCCAACCGGCGGAGACTGCGGTGGATATGGAGTCAGCTGCTGAATCTCCTAAAGGTGAAGAGGCGGAAACTGTACGACGCGACCCGGCGATGCAGCAGGTGCGTGCTTCTATGGTGGCGGAAACAACCGATCCGGCGGAAGCGGTGTTGCGCGATCGGCTGATATCGGAATTGATAGAATATCTGGAATCTCAAGGTCAATCAGATTGCGTCGATTATCTGACTTTAAAATTGCAAGACCTCTCTGCACAGGAAATCGACGAAGTTCTCGGTCTGTCTTCCCGTCAGCGCGACTACCTGCAACAGCGCTTTAAGTACCATGTGGAAAAGTTTGCCCGCCTGCATCAATGGCAATTAGTACATCAATGGTTAGGTGCGGATCTCGATCAAAAGCTGGGGATGAATACTCGGCAGTGGGAAGCGTTTTGGCAAAAACTCACGCCACAGCAGCAGCAACTGTTGGAACTCAAACGTCAAGGAGTTAGCGATCGCGAAATCGCCTCTGCCCTCAAATGGACTGCCAAACAAGTGGAAAAGCGTTGGTCTCAGCTTTTGGAACTCGCTTGGCAAGCTCGCAACAGCAGCACTTCTACCCAAAAATAG
- a CDS encoding L-threonylcarbamoyladenylate synthase, producing the protein MATIYTIHPDTPQARSIEQIKDALKDGAVMLYPTDTVYAIGCDLYVKSAVERVRRIKQLSNDKPLTFLCPSLSNVSTYAWVNDSSYRIMKSLIPGPYTFILPTTKLVPQLVMNPKRKTTGIRVPNHGVCLALLNALGNPIISTSAHVLSDEQYAPMPGVESNGFFSRVELFDHLEKLVDVIVDNGQEPGYEGSTILDLTGEEPVVVRQGLGWEEVTAWVV; encoded by the coding sequence ATGGCTACGATTTACACAATTCATCCGGATACTCCGCAAGCCCGCAGTATAGAGCAAATTAAGGATGCCCTCAAGGATGGGGCAGTGATGCTGTACCCCACCGATACCGTGTACGCCATTGGCTGCGATCTGTATGTTAAGTCGGCGGTGGAACGAGTGAGGCGCATTAAACAACTATCGAATGACAAACCCCTAACGTTCCTTTGTCCTTCTCTATCTAATGTTTCTACTTATGCGTGGGTGAACGACTCCTCCTACAGAATTATGAAGAGTTTGATTCCAGGGCCATACACATTTATATTACCGACAACTAAGTTAGTGCCTCAGCTGGTAATGAATCCCAAGCGCAAAACTACTGGGATTAGAGTCCCGAATCATGGGGTATGTTTGGCTTTGTTAAATGCACTGGGCAATCCGATTATTTCTACTTCGGCGCACGTACTCAGTGATGAACAGTATGCGCCGATGCCTGGGGTGGAAAGCAATGGCTTTTTCTCGCGGGTGGAACTGTTTGACCATTTGGAAAAGCTGGTCGATGTAATCGTGGATAACGGACAGGAACCGGGATATGAGGGTTCGACGATTCTGGATTTGACGGGGGAAGAACCTGTTGTGGTACGGCAGGGCTTGGGATGGGAGGAAGTTACTGCTTGGGTTGTTTGA
- a CDS encoding SGNH/GDSL hydrolase family protein, whose translation NCADARYAYGTLCEGTPASALTKVHTVSITFVRLLNDYLGGGSTDFATTVNNLASAVTKLAAVGGRNFMMPNLPNLGVTPGAASNGSQVQQGLAQLTNFHNSTLAATIQSLEQNPNINIIPVDVSTLFSNAIANPANYGFTNVTNNLVPGAGTNPAVSGFTLPPGTNPNEYLFWDAIHPTARAHQLIAETALKTTTAIPEMVSI comes from the coding sequence TAATTGTGCCGATGCACGATATGCCTACGGCACGCTGTGCGAAGGCACTCCTGCAAGTGCCTTAACAAAAGTTCATACAGTGTCGATTACTTTTGTCCGACTACTTAATGATTACCTTGGCGGCGGTTCAACAGATTTTGCGACGACGGTGAATAATTTGGCTAGTGCGGTCACAAAACTCGCCGCAGTTGGGGGGAGAAACTTTATGATGCCTAACTTGCCAAATCTAGGCGTAACTCCAGGGGCAGCTAGTAATGGGTCGCAAGTTCAACAAGGACTCGCCCAACTGACCAACTTCCATAACAGCACGTTGGCTGCAACCATACAAAGTCTAGAACAAAATCCGAACATTAACATTATCCCTGTTGATGTCAGTACTCTGTTTAGTAATGCGATCGCCAACCCTGCCAATTACGGATTCACCAATGTCACCAACAATTTGGTGCCAGGAGCGGGTACTAACCCAGCGGTGAGCGGGTTTACCTTACCGCCAGGAACTAACCCGAACGAGTATTTATTTTGGGATGCCATACATCCCACTGCCCGCGCCCACCAGTTAATTGCAGAAACAGCGCTGAAAACAACTACGGCGATTCCAGAAATGGTAAGTATCTAG
- the larC gene encoding nickel pincer cofactor biosynthesis protein LarC yields MNKLAYLECPAGIAGDMCLGALVDVGVPLDYIKEKLHLLGISHEYELRAELVQRNGQQATKVHVDLTDDHHHHHSNGHSHHRHLPEIEALILAAKLPVRAQAASLAIFRKLAEAEGAVHGIAPDKVHFHEVGATDAIVDIVGTCLGLDWLGIDQIYCSAMPTGGGTVTVAHGQLPVPTPAVLKLWESRQVPVYSNGIDKELCTPTGVAIAVTLASSFGPAPEMILHRVGLGAGSRQLPIPNILRLWIGEEILAEGLRDRGVEGRGSISPELETISVLETQIDDLSPQAIAYTFDALFASGALDVFSQPIIMKKSRQGVLLTVICHPENQQACEAILFRETTTLGIRRSTQMRAILQREIQRVITPYGEVRVKVAGSSGSITNVQPEYEDCAALAKQNNVSWREVHRLALQAWYSR; encoded by the coding sequence ATGAACAAGCTAGCTTACCTCGAATGTCCTGCTGGCATTGCCGGTGATATGTGTCTGGGAGCGCTGGTCGATGTCGGTGTTCCCCTGGACTACATAAAAGAAAAGCTCCACCTTTTGGGTATTTCTCACGAGTACGAGTTACGAGCGGAACTCGTCCAGCGTAACGGTCAGCAAGCAACTAAAGTTCATGTAGATTTAACCGATGACCATCATCACCATCACAGTAACGGTCACAGTCATCACCGCCATCTGCCAGAAATAGAAGCTTTGATTTTGGCGGCTAAGTTGCCCGTGCGGGCGCAAGCTGCCAGTTTGGCAATTTTTCGCAAATTAGCAGAAGCAGAAGGCGCGGTTCACGGTATAGCGCCGGATAAGGTGCATTTTCACGAAGTTGGAGCGACCGATGCGATCGTCGATATTGTCGGTACTTGTCTGGGATTGGATTGGTTGGGAATCGACCAAATCTACTGTTCGGCAATGCCGACTGGGGGCGGTACGGTAACAGTGGCACACGGTCAGCTGCCAGTGCCCACACCAGCAGTGCTGAAGTTGTGGGAGTCTCGCCAAGTGCCAGTTTATAGCAATGGCATAGACAAGGAATTGTGTACGCCGACGGGTGTGGCGATCGCAGTCACTTTGGCCAGCAGTTTTGGCCCCGCACCGGAAATGATTCTCCACCGCGTCGGTCTCGGCGCTGGTTCCCGCCAGTTGCCCATTCCTAATATTTTACGCCTCTGGATTGGTGAAGAAATCCTAGCAGAAGGGCTCAGGGACAGAGGGGTAGAAGGTCGGGGAAGTATATCGCCTGAGTTGGAAACAATTTCGGTATTGGAAACGCAAATTGATGACCTCAGTCCGCAGGCGATCGCATATACTTTTGATGCCTTATTTGCATCTGGTGCCCTGGATGTTTTTAGCCAGCCGATTATTATGAAAAAATCCCGTCAGGGCGTATTGTTAACTGTTATCTGTCATCCCGAAAATCAACAAGCTTGCGAAGCAATTTTATTTCGAGAAACCACAACATTAGGTATCCGCCGTTCCACCCAAATGCGAGCAATTTTGCAGCGGGAAATTCAGCGAGTTATCACTCCTTACGGTGAGGTGCGCGTCAAGGTCGCTGGCAGTAGCGGTAGTATTACAAACGTGCAACCGGAATACGAAGATTGCGCTGCTTTGGCAAAACAAAATAACGTCAGTTGGCGCGAAGTTCATCGTCTAGCTTTACAAGCTTGGTACAGCCGATAA
- a CDS encoding RNA-guided endonuclease InsQ/TnpB family protein produces the protein MLTALKVRLYPNKKQQIALAKNFGCCRFVWNFYLNKTNTQYQEIGKGLNYCDMAKDLTQLKKHENFLWLKEASSSALQQSLKNLETAFKNFFEHRAGFPKFKSKHKKQSLRYPAGCSIKKHGVQLPKLGIVKAVISKELMGEIKSVTVSKDSTDKYFAAILLEVEDVPTIKEGKISGVDLGLNSLVTVFDGETTYKVDPIKPTRKYAKRLRRRQQSLFRKKLGSNNRKKQVKRVAKVHHKIANTRQDFLHKISRKLVDENQVIVVEDLCVKGVARTKLAKSVLDAGFGMLVNFLASKLKRVGGILVEVDRLFPSTKLCNCCKFKNDSLTLNDREWVCPKCETHHDRDENAARNLREEGIRILSTNTDGQSEFQACGEDVSLVSNSAKKLSSMKQESPR, from the coding sequence ATGTTAACAGCTTTAAAGGTAAGATTGTATCCAAACAAAAAACAGCAGATAGCCTTGGCGAAAAACTTTGGCTGTTGCCGATTCGTTTGGAACTTTTACCTAAATAAGACTAATACTCAATATCAGGAAATAGGGAAAGGTTTGAACTATTGCGATATGGCCAAAGATTTGACGCAACTGAAGAAGCATGAGAATTTTTTGTGGTTAAAAGAAGCGTCATCTTCTGCATTACAGCAATCGCTTAAAAACCTAGAAACAGCATTCAAGAATTTCTTTGAGCATCGCGCTGGATTTCCAAAGTTTAAAAGTAAACATAAGAAGCAATCCCTGAGATATCCAGCAGGTTGCTCAATCAAAAAGCATGGTGTACAACTTCCCAAACTGGGAATTGTTAAAGCGGTAATCTCAAAAGAGCTAATGGGCGAAATTAAATCTGTGACCGTCTCCAAAGATAGCACAGATAAATATTTCGCCGCGATTTTGTTGGAAGTTGAAGATGTTCCAACAATTAAAGAGGGTAAGATTTCGGGAGTTGATTTAGGTCTTAATTCCTTGGTGACAGTGTTTGATGGGGAGACAACTTACAAAGTCGATCCAATTAAACCCACTAGGAAATACGCTAAACGACTGAGACGAAGACAACAATCATTATTTCGGAAAAAACTTGGCTCTAACAACCGGAAAAAGCAGGTTAAGAGGGTAGCCAAGGTTCATCATAAAATAGCAAATACAAGACAAGATTTCCTCCACAAAATCTCTCGTAAATTAGTTGACGAAAACCAAGTCATTGTAGTAGAAGACCTTTGCGTAAAAGGCGTCGCACGCACTAAACTAGCAAAATCTGTTTTAGATGCTGGATTTGGAATGCTGGTAAATTTCTTAGCGTCCAAGTTGAAAAGAGTTGGCGGGATACTTGTAGAGGTTGATAGATTATTTCCTAGTACGAAGCTTTGTAATTGTTGCAAGTTTAAGAATGATTCCCTTACCCTAAATGATAGAGAATGGGTTTGTCCGAAATGCGAAACCCACCATGATAGGGATGAAAATGCTGCGAGAAACTTGCGAGAAGAGGGTATTAGGATTTTGTCAACAAATACCGATGGGCAGTCGGAATTTCAAGCTTGTGGAGAAGATGTAAGTCTGGTTAGCAATTCTGCTAAAAAGCTTTCTTCTATGAAACAGGAATCTCCCCGTTAA